From the genome of Blautia hydrogenotrophica DSM 10507:
GTAGAAGAAATGCTTCCGGCGGCAGGTCAGGGAATTCTTGCAGTTCAGGGAAAGGCAGGTCAGGATTATTCCTATCTGGGAGCGTACAATGACCGGCAGGCCCAGGCAGAGGCGCTGGCGGAGCGTGCATTTGTCCGTTGGCTAGACGGCGGCTGTTCTTCCCCGGTGGCGGCTCACGCGGTCTGCCAGGGAGAAAGGCTTCAGATGACAGGACTTTACTATCATGATCTAACGGGACAGTGGCATAAAGAACAGATCGCGGGAGAGACTTCCCAGGCCAAGATGTTGGGGGTTGAGCTGGCGAAACGGATGAAAGGGAGATATGAATAGATGGCAGTAGGAAAAGTATGGCTTGTGGGAGCAGGCCCAGGAGACATCGGACTGTTTACCCTAAAAGGAGAAAGAGTGCTAAGAGAGGCAGAGGTAGTGGTCTACGACAGTCTGGTAGGTCAAGGAGTTCTCTCGATGATACCGGAACAGGCGCGCTGCATCAATGTGGGAAAAAGAGCAGGAAATCACACGATGCCTCAGGAGCAAATCAATCAAGTGCTTCTAAAGGAGGCACAGAAAGGATTCCGAGTGGTTCGCCTAAAGGGCGGAGATCCGTTTTTATTTGGAAGGGGAGGCGAAGAACTAGAGCTTTTGAAAGCTCATCATATTCCCTATGAGGTGGTGCCAGGTGTGACTTCACCGCTGGCAGTTCCAGCTTACAATGGGATACCGGTGACCCACAGAGATTTCACTTCTTCCCTCCATATTATCACGGGACATAAGAAAAAAGGAATGGAATATGATATCGACTTCCAGGCGCTGGTGCACACGAAGGGGACCTTGGTCTTTCTGATGGGGGTGACAGCTCTGGAAGATATCTGTCAGGGGCTTTTGAAAGCTGGAATGGAGCCGGATATGCCGGCTGCAATTTTACAGAAAGGGACGACGGCGGGGCAAAGGCGCATTGTGGCCACAGTGGAGACTTTACCAGAGCAGGTGAAGCGTCAGGGAATTGAGACACCGGCGATCATCGTGGTGGGAAAAGTCTGCGAGTTGGCAAAGCGTTTTTCCTGGTATGAAGAGCTTCCGTTGGCAGGGTGGAAAGTACTGGTGACCAGGCCGAAGGATTTGATCTCCGCCATGTCAGAGAAGTTGCGCCGAAAGGGGGCGGAGGTACTGGAGCTGCCTGCGATTGAGACCCGTCCCTGTGAAGATCAAAGTCGTCTTAAGAGGGCTTTGGGAGAATTGGATGTGTATGGCTGGGTGGTTTTTACCAGTCCGACAGGAGTGAAAGTCTTTTTTGAGCAGATGAGAGAGGCAGGCTGTGATATCCGTTGTCTGGGAAGGGCAAAAATCGCGGCGATCGGCTCTGGGACAAAGAAAGCCTTGGAAGAGAGAGGACTTTTTGTGGATTTGATGCCGGAAATCTATGATGGTGAGGCTTTAGGAATAGCATTGTCCCGTCAGGTACAGGCAGGAGAAAGGGTTTTGATTCCCAGGGCGAGCAGGGGCAATCAAAGTCTGATAGAGTCTTTAAAGACAGTGGGAGCGAAGGTGGACGATGTGCCTACCTATGATACGCATTACGCCAGAAGTAAAATTATCCAGGAGGTGGATGAGTTTGAAAATGGAAAAATTCAGTGTGCAGTTTTTACCAGTGCGTCCACGGTAAAAGGATTTGTGGAAGGCACTCCTGGACTGGATTATGCGAAAGTGAGAGCAGCCTGCATTGGAAAGCAGACGAAGGCGGCAGCAGATGCGTATGGCATGAAAACTTATATGGCAAAGCAGGCTACCATGGACAGTCTGGTAGATTTAGTAATACAGATGAAAGAAGGAAAAAAAGATGGAGATGACGAGACGTCCCCGGCGATTGAGGGGAAATGAGACACTGAGAAAAATGGTGCGTGAGACCAGAATGGACAAATCTTCTCTGATTTATCCTATTTTTGTGAAAGATGGGAAGAATATCAAAGAGGAGATTCCATCGATGGAGGGACAGTTCCGCTACAGCGTGGATCAGCTTCCTTATGCGCTGGAAGAGATCGCAGAGGCGGGAGTCAGCAGCGTGATGTTATTTGGAATTCCTGAACACAAGGATGAGATGGGCAGCCAAGCGTACGCGGAAGACGGCATTGTTCAGAGAGCTCTGCGGGAGGCGAAAAAGCAGGTTCCGGACCTCTACTACATCACAGATGTCTGCATGTGCGAGTATACTTCACACGGACACTGCGGAGTGCTGTGCGGCCATGAGGTGGAAAATGACGCCACGCTGGAGCTGCTGTCTAAGACTGCGCTGTCCCATGTGCAGGCTGGCGCGGATATGGTCGCTCCTTCCGATATGATGGATGGCAGGGTAGGGGCAATCCGACGGACGCTGGATGCCAGCGGATATAAAGAGACGCCGATTATGTCTTATGCAGTAAAATACGCTTCTGCGTTCTACGGTCCGTTTCGTGATGCGGCAGGCTCTGCGCCTTCCTTTGGGGACCGAAAGAGTTATCAGATGGATTATCACAATCGTAGGGAAGCGATGAAAGAGGCCCTGACCGATGTAGAAGAAGGAGCGGATATTCTGATGGTGAAGCCAGCGCTGTCCTATTTAGATCTGGTGTCAGAGATCTCGAAGGCAACCTGTGTTCCAATTGCAGCCTACAGTGTCAGCGGAGAATACGCGATGGTCAAGGCTGCGTCTAAGATGGGCTGGATTGAGGAAGATAAGATTATCTGCGAGATGGCAGTGGGAACTTACCGTGCCGGCGCAGGAATCTATCTGACCTATTTTGCGAAGGAATTGGCCAGATTTATGGAAGAAGGGAGGATTGGCTGATGACGAAATCGGAGCGGTTATTTGAGCGGGCAGTAAAGAGAATTCCGGGCGGAGTGAACAGTCCGGTACGTGCTTACGGTGCCATCGGGGAGACTCCGCGGTTCATAGACCGGGCGGAAGGCAGCCATATCTATGATGTGGATGG
Proteins encoded in this window:
- the cobA gene encoding uroporphyrinogen-III C-methyltransferase, giving the protein MAVGKVWLVGAGPGDIGLFTLKGERVLREAEVVVYDSLVGQGVLSMIPEQARCINVGKRAGNHTMPQEQINQVLLKEAQKGFRVVRLKGGDPFLFGRGGEELELLKAHHIPYEVVPGVTSPLAVPAYNGIPVTHRDFTSSLHIITGHKKKGMEYDIDFQALVHTKGTLVFLMGVTALEDICQGLLKAGMEPDMPAAILQKGTTAGQRRIVATVETLPEQVKRQGIETPAIIVVGKVCELAKRFSWYEELPLAGWKVLVTRPKDLISAMSEKLRRKGAEVLELPAIETRPCEDQSRLKRALGELDVYGWVVFTSPTGVKVFFEQMREAGCDIRCLGRAKIAAIGSGTKKALEERGLFVDLMPEIYDGEALGIALSRQVQAGERVLIPRASRGNQSLIESLKTVGAKVDDVPTYDTHYARSKIIQEVDEFENGKIQCAVFTSASTVKGFVEGTPGLDYAKVRAACIGKQTKAAADAYGMKTYMAKQATMDSLVDLVIQMKEGKKDGDDETSPAIEGK
- the hemB gene encoding porphobilinogen synthase, which translates into the protein MEMTRRPRRLRGNETLRKMVRETRMDKSSLIYPIFVKDGKNIKEEIPSMEGQFRYSVDQLPYALEEIAEAGVSSVMLFGIPEHKDEMGSQAYAEDGIVQRALREAKKQVPDLYYITDVCMCEYTSHGHCGVLCGHEVENDATLELLSKTALSHVQAGADMVAPSDMMDGRVGAIRRTLDASGYKETPIMSYAVKYASAFYGPFRDAAGSAPSFGDRKSYQMDYHNRREAMKEALTDVEEGADILMVKPALSYLDLVSEISKATCVPIAAYSVSGEYAMVKAASKMGWIEEDKIICEMAVGTYRAGAGIYLTYFAKELARFMEEGRIG